The DNA segment ATCAGCTCTTAAGTCTTCATCCCTGAAACACTTGGTAATTTGAAAGTATCTATCGTAGCCAGATACCATCAATAACTGCTTGTAAGTCTGAGGACTTTGTGGCAATGCAAAAAACTTTCCGGGATTTACTCTACTTGGAACCAAATAATCCCGTGCTCCTTCCGGGGTGCTTTTCATAAGTACCGGAGTTTCTACTTCTGCAAAATTATGACTGTGGTAGTAGGATCGAATAGCCTGATATGCCTTGGATCTCATCATTAGTTTTTGCTGCATCTCGGGCCGGCGTAAATCGAGGTATCGATAGCGAAGCCGTGTTTCTTCATTAGTCGGAATTCCATCTTTGATCTCAAAAGGTGGAGTTTCAGCTTCTGAATAAATGATCATATCTGTAACCTCGATCTCAACTTCACCAGTTACAAGGTTTGGGTTGATATTCTCTTCCCCGCGCTCAATTACTTTTCCTTTTACCCCAATTACATATTCTGCGCGTAATCCCTCGGCGCGCTCATGTAATGCAGCATCTGTTTCTGTGAATACAATCTGAGTGATTCCATATCGATCTCTCAAATCGATAAAAATTAATCCACCCAGATCGCGACGGGGACCTACCCATCCATTCAATATTACTTCCTGACCGATATCCTTAGCGGTTAATTCTCCACAGGTATGTGTTCTTTTTAAAGTCATGCTTCGTTCGATGAATCGTAGAGTGAATTTTTTATGTTAGAAAGGCGCAGAAAATACGCATAATGAAAACGAATCGCTTGTTAGTATGAGCGGAAACCTCATATTTGTACTTAACCTTGGAGTTACTCTCTTTTTGACGGGTCTTATATGGACCATTCAATTGGTGCATTATCCCTCTTTTTATTTTGTTGATCGAGAGCGATTCAAAGAGTTTCACATTTTCCATAGCAAAAGAATCAGCATACTTGTTGTTCCACTTATGATCTTTGAACTAATAAGCTCAGGAATTCTATGGTGGGAGTCTTCAGCATTCAGCTTGAATAGCTTGGGATTTTATTTGGTCATAGCTATTTGGATATCAACCGCTGCCTTTTCGGTTCCTGCCCATAATAAACTAAGCTCCGAAATGGATAAAAAGACCATAAGGATTCTGGTGAATACGAACTGGATCAGAACCCTTTTGTGGACTATTAAGGCTTCAATAGGTGTGTATTTTCTTAGCCTTAGTTTATAAGCTCAATATTGAAGCAAAAAACATTTTTGCTAAGACACTTTTTTCAAGTACTTTAGCAGTCCTTTTGAATATATAAGCAATACTCATTAAGCCTGGGGAGGTCTTAAATGGGGGCAATCAAAACGATTGTTGCAGACGGTAACGAAATATTTAGGCATGGACTAAGTACCATCCTCTCATCTGTTGATTTCGAAATTTGCAGTGAGATTGATAATGGTGCATTAGTACTTAGCGCATTCGAGAATGTGATGCCCGATTTGTGCGTCATCTCATTTTCTATGCCTGAGATCAGCGGTATTCAGCTAGCCAATAAAATTATTCAAAAATACCCTAAGGCTAACATCCTTGTGATGGCCGATACCGATTCCGATGCCACCCTTAATGAGTTCCTTGATTCTGGAGCTACCGGCTTATTGTTGAAATCTTCCCATCGGATTGAATTAATTGACGCAGCTCAAAAAGTGGCAAATGGAGAAAACTACCTCGGAAAGCGTTTCTCAAAAATGATGACCCGTGAGTATTTACGACTTGCAAGGATAAAAAAATCCAAAAAGCATCTTACCAAAAGAGAGAAAGAGGTCCTGAATTTATTGGTGGATGGATTGACCAGCATAGAAATTGCTCATCAACTATTCATAAGCCCCAGAACCGTAGATAAACACCGCACTAACCTCTTGAAAAAACTGGGGCAAAAGAACACCGCTGGTCTGGTCAGATATGCATTGCAAAATCGGCACATGCTTCACTAGAACTACGTAATTCTACGTACACAAATTACATAAAAGCCATTATTGAGCAAGCGCTTTCTTTAAAGTAGTTTGTAATTGCAAATGGGGTAATAGCCGTCTGTAGATGATATTAGCCGACGCTCATTGAATTGAGGTCGGCTTTTTTATTTTGGACAAATCAGTAACTGTCCTGTTCCTTATCCCTACCTTCAGACAGCTGCTTCAACTTAACCTCTCGCAACTGATTCATATAATTTTGATCATCAACCATTCCCGAAAGAGCAAATAGATCATATATAGCTCCAAAACCAAATAAGCCCCAGGTGAAAAGCCAGCCCAAGCCAGTGCCTATTCTACCTAAATAAAACCGATGCAATCCAAGTATTCCAAAACCTCCAAAAAACCATAACAAATAAGCTATCAACTTGGATTTTTGTTCCGAGCTATATTGATTGGCCAGGCTTTTCCTAAGCTTTTTCTTCTTACCTCCAGTTTTAGCAATGAACTCTTCAATGCTTTGAAGTAAACGCTTTGCAAATCTTTTTAACTGAACATGGCTATCGGTCTGAATCTCCAATTCCCCTATAAGCATTTCTTTTTCAAAGATAAATTCATCCAGAAGCTTATTTAAATCAATATTCCCAAACTCGAATGCGCTGATTTTACGGTTTAAATTCTTTAAAGAGTCCGAAATAGTAATAGCCAATCCTGACTCCCTAACTGATTCCCCTTTATCCAGTTCTGTCAGGAGCCCCTCATATCTTTTTGAAGCCTCCTGAAATACACGTTGTACCTGGTTTATTAATTCGTACTGATCTGATGTCCTCATTATCTGTTAGATTTGATAGCGCAATTCATTTCAAAAGCTCTTATCGAGTTTTTGAATACTAAGTTTCTTATCAATATCGAAAGATGTTGCTCAAAACAAAAAAAGCCCGACTCATTTATGGATCGGGCTTTACTCTTGTAGCGTGGGGCGGAATTGAACCGCCGACCTCACGATTATGAGTCGTGCGCTCTAACCATCTGAGCTACCACGCCTTCGGAGAGCGCCAAATATACAGCTTTCCCAGCTTAAGAGTAACAGTTTTTTAGACATTTGTTCCCAATCTCAACCGGAAGTTTGTTACCTTCACTTCCCGCAAAACACAGATTATAAAGGTTACATGGCGCAACGTATTACAAAAAGGGAACAAGACTATTCACAATGGTATCTGGATGTGGTGAAAGAAGCAAAACTGGCTGAACACTCACCAGTTCGTGGTTGTATGATAATACGCCCCAATGGAATGGCTTTATGGGAAAATATGCGCCAGGGACTTGATACTATGTTTAAGGATACCGGGCATGAGAATGCGTATTTCCCTCTTTTTATCCCAAAATCCTTCCTCTCCAAAGAAGCCCAACATGTAGAGGGTTTTGCTAAAGAATGTGCGGTTATCACTCATAGTCGTTTAAAAAGTGTGGATGGAGGAGTTGAAGTTGATCCTGAATCCAGACTGGAAGAGGAATTGATCGTTAGACCTACTTCTGAGACTATCATCTGGGATACTTATCGAAACTGGATTCAATCTTACCGAGATCTTCCAATTCTTATCAACCAGTGGGCCAACGTGGTTCGATGGGAAATGCGTACCCGCCTCTTTTTAAGAACTATGGAATTCCTATGGCAGGAAGGGCATACTGCTCACGCTACCAAAGAAGAAGCTGAAGCGGAAACCCTTCAAATGCTGGAAGTTTATCGAAGCTTTGCTGAAGACTTTATGGCTATGCCAGTTATTACCGGAGTAAAAACAGAAAGCGAGCGTTTTGCAGGAGCTGAAGACACCTACTGTATTGAAGCACTTATGCAAGACGGAAAAGCACTTCAGGCTGGTACTTCTCATTTCCTTGGTCAGAATTTTGCCAAAGCTTTTGATGTGAAATTCCAGGATAAGGATGGGGATCATAAATTGGTTTGGGCCACCAGCTGGGGGGTTTCAACTCGTTTGATTGGGGGTTTGATCATGACTCATTCCGATGATAATGGCCTGGTAATTCCTCCTAAACTTGCTCCAACACAGGTAATTATCGTCCCAATCTATCGCGATGATGAACAACGAGCTACCGTTGTTGAATATGGAAATGGTATTTATGATGAATTAAAGGCAATGGGAATCCGGGTAAAGCTGGATGATCGTGATAACTATAAACCAGGCTTTAAATTTGCAGAACATGAAGCTGCTGGTATTCCACTAAGAATTGCTGTCGGGCCTCGTGATGTCGAAAACGGAAATGTGGAATTAGCGCGCCGGGATACTCTGCAAAAGAGTTTTGAATCCAGAGAAGGAATCGGGAGCCTGGTTTCGGGACTTCTGGAAACTATCCAAACAGATCTATTTGAAACAGCTAAAAAAAGACGCGATGAAATGACCTCCGAAGTGGAGACTTACGAAGAATTCAAATCGGTATTAGAAGAAAAGGGTGGATTCATTTACGCTCATTGGGATGGTACTCCCGAAACAGAAGAAAGAATCAAAGAAGAAACCAAGTCTACCATCCGCTGCATTCCTTTAACTGAAGGAGAAGCCGGAACCTGTATGGTTACCGGAAAGCCATCTACCCAAAAAGTTCTATTTGCAAAAGCCTACTAACGTAGCCTAATGAATATTCCACATTCATACCAATTATTTACGGCCCAAAGCAGCCGCGAATTGGATGAACGAACTATATCTGAATTCGGAATTGACGGCTTCACTTTAATGGAGATTGCAGGTACACGAGCCGCCGATTTTATCCTACAAACCATAGAATCTCAACACTCAGGGCTATTCCTTTGCGGAAAAGGTAATAATGCCGGAGACGCTCTGGTAGTGGCACGAATCTTAAGCGAAGCAGGGATTAGTTGTACTATTTATTTTGTGTTCGGTACCGAAAACCTTTCTCCCGATTGTACAAAAAATCTTGACCTCCTAAAAAAGCTAGGGAATGACGTACATTTTTTGAGTTCTTTAGAAGAGCTGGAAAATTCTGCTTACGATTTTATAGTAGACGGAATATTTGGCACCGGGCTAAGTTCAGAAATAAAATCTCCTACTAAAGAGGTAATCGAGTGGGTTAATAAGCAGCACTCTACTACCTTTTCAATGGACATCCCCTCAGGATTAAATGCTGATACCGGAGAGATAGAGGGTGCTACCATTTCAGCCGATTACACCCTTGCATTCGGTACTTTAAAAAAAGGCTTTTATCTCGATAAAGCCTATGATGTGTGTGGGGATATTGTCTTATGTGAACTCCCTTTTCCTTCCGGATATAAAACGTCATCTACTTTTTTGATCGACCAGGTATGGGTCGATCAAAATCGAGAGAACGTAAAGAGGGCGCACAAATATGACGGGGGTGTTGTATACATCATCGCTGGTTCAGAGGGACTAACAGGTGCTGCGGCATTGGCAAGTCAAAGTGCTTGGTCTTCTGGTGTTGGTGGTGTGGTCTTAATCACCCCAAAAGGGTTACTGGATGTATATGAGAAGAGCCTGGTTCAGATTATAAAAAGACCTTTGGGAAATGATAAAGATGTATTCTTTGATTCCTCACATCTGGATTCTGTACTTGAAATCCTTCGGGAAAAACCGGGAGTACTTCTAATTGGTCCCGGACTAGGCCGATCACCGGAAACCGTCGCTTTTGTTCAATCCCTGCTTTCTCAATTTGAAGGAGATTTGGTTATTGATGCCGATGCCCTATTTGCACTTTCTGAACATAGTGATCTTCAAAAGCCGGAACGGGCAAACTGGATTTTAACTCCCCACCCTGGAGAATTAAAAAAACTGGCTGAGGGATTTGAGATGGAAGAAAAGAATCGACTAGAACTTGGCACCTCTCTTTCTACTAAATTGAATGCAACGATTCTCTCAAAAGGACTACCTTCTCAAGTTATAAACAATCAACAGGTGTTAATGACAGGTTATGATACACGAATATTTTCCCGGGCAGGTTTTGGGGATGTGCTAGCCGGGAAAGTTGCTGGTTTCTGGCTTTCAAAGAAAAACCGGGAACTTGCCTGCTGTTTTGCACTTTTAGACGGTAAGGAAAAAGCAGATACCCATTCGAATACATCTACTACACCTTTGGAACCTATTCATCTTATTTAATTCTCCAGATTATTAAAGCAATCATCCTCAAATACAGAAAGCTACCTTTCATTTTACTTCTATTAGCAACCGGAGTAATATTCATAGGTACTTTATATCCAGCAGATCGGCTTTACGAGATAAATATCTGGGACTATGACAAAATTGGTCATTTTCTTGCCTTTGCAATCTGGACCTTTTTGCTTGGGATTGTTTGGGCACTAAAGAAAAAAGAAACCCCAAGTCTCTTCTGGGTTTTTGTTTATGGACTTTCTTTCGGCCTTTTGATCGAGTTCCTGCAATTTATGCTCCCCACCAATCGTAGCCCCGAACTCTATGATTTTATTGCCGATGGATTGGGATCCGGTTTTGCCATTCTTATACTTCCTTTCTTTTTTCGCCAGCTTTTCAAGGATTAGCTCCCCCGACATGATCATGTGATATCTCTGCTACTTGAGTTCTGCTTTATTAGTTATGTACTAACTAATCTTACACATTATGATCAAAAAGAAACCACGGGCAAACTTGCGTGCCTACCACACTATATTTACACAAATAGGAATTATATGTGCTCTTCTATTTCTAATTGCAGCAACAAATATTCGATTTGAAGTAATAGAAAAGCCATGTACAATATGTGAACCACCTACTCCAGACCCTTTTGATGTTGTTGATGTACCAATAACTAAAGAACCTGAGAGGCCAGCTCCGCATAAGCCTTCCGTATTCATAGAAGTCCCAACTGATGACCCCATTGAACCGGATCCGATTGTATTTCTTGATTTCGCCCCTGATGACCCCATTCCTTTTTCTGAGCCAGAGGCGACACCTCCGGAGGATACATTTGAGCCTTTACCTGAATTTATGCCAGAAATGAAAGGTGGACTCAAAAAATTATATAGTGAAATCGAATACCCTGATATGGCACGGCAAATCGGCGTTGAGGGAAGAGTCACTGTTCAATTCATTGTAAATGAACAAGGAGAAGTAGAAGACCCAACTATAATTAGAGGAATTGGTGGCGGCTGTGATAAAGAAGTACTCCGTGTTATCAAAAAAATGAAGTTTACTCCAGGTATTCAAAACGGAAAATTTGTTAGGGTCCGAATGCATCAGACCGTGACCTTCAAACTTCAAAATTAAGCCCACAAACGATATCGATATTAATTTCGTTACAGAACAGTAATATTTAAATAAATGACTTGCGGACTTAGCAAAAAAACACGTTCTTTTTTAGTCCCTAAAAAAATCATTGAGAATTAAGGATAGGTTATGATTACAGATAGAAAAAAGGCAGGAGTAGATCTACGTAGAACGTACAATATTACGCTCCAGGTGGGTTTAATTGTCGCACTATTATTTATTATTGGCTTAGTCAAGATCAATTTGTACAGTGAACCTCCAACTCCGCCACCCATTGAGGAACAAGAGGAAGTGGTGATGGAAGAGGTAATTCAAACCAAGCAAATAGAAACTCCCCCACCTCCACCTCGTCCACCGGTACCTGTTGAAGTACCTAACGATGAGATTATCGAGGATGAGATTCTGGACCTTGATGCCGAATTAGATTTGGATGGTCCTCTCGACCTACCACCACCACCACCACCATCTGACGAGGAAGAAGAAGATTTCTTCGTAGTTGTTGAAACTATGCCTCAGTTACAAGGTGGACTTGCTGACCTACAAAGAAAGGTAAAGTATCCTGAGATGGCTCGAAGAGCTGGCATCGAAGGTCGTGTTACTGTTCAGTTTATTGTAAACGAGCAAGGAAGAGTTGAAAACCCACGAGTTATTCGTGGTATCGGCGGTGGTTGCGATGAGGCAGCACTTGAAGCAGTAAAGCAAGCTAAATTCTCTCCGGGAATGCAGCGTGGTCGTCCAGTACGTGTACAGTACAGTTTACCAATTGTATTCAGGCTTCAAAACTGATTTATTTTAATCAGTGAGGAATTAAAGGCGTGGTATTTATATCACGCCTTTTTTGTTTCCATCACATTTTGAAAACGTTGAAGCACCTGAACCAGGTTTTGATACCCTACCCTTTCAATAGCTTCTGATAACGGCACCCACTCAATCTGCTCTATTCCTTCTTCTAACTGGGGCTTTAGGGATTGAGATCTAGGAAACACCATGCTATACCAATAGGTAGTTTTTCCAATCTCTTTTTCTTTCTCGATATACTCGTGGTATGTAGTTCCAAGGTCACTGATTATCATCGGTAATTGAGTACCTGTTTCTTCTGCAACCTCCCTTACTGCACACATTTCGATATGCTCACCCTTTTCGAGCTTTCCTTTAGGTAAATCCCAAATCCCATTCCTATAAATCAGAAGTACTTTTGCTTCTGAGCTTTGCCCGGAAACTCTAAAAACCACTCCTCCAGCCGCTTTTATTTGTTTACTCATCCGAACTATTTTCGGAAGCGGAAGAGTCTGTATCTCCTTTTTTTGCTTCATCTGCGTAGTTTAAGCGCAGATTGGTCAACGTTTGATCGAGGTAACCTTCTAGTTCTTTTGGGAGATTTCCAGCCGTGAATTTCTTGAGAGCGTTCAATGTATCAATTGCATATTTAGCGGAAGCCAGTTCCCGCTCGATTTGATCCGTTGCCGGATTTTTAATCTTACCAAGCCCCATCATCCCAATTTGCTGGTGCTGCTGAATCAACATCATTAACAATAGCTGATCTTGTTGGTCTGCACTGATGTTATCTGCTGTCATAATATTTACTGTTTAGTTCCTAAATTTTAAGCTGATTTAAACTTAACAAAGTTCTTTTTTCTTTACCTTTTCTGCTTACAAAAATTTTATGTATTTACCCTATGGCCACAGTCAAGCCATTTAGAGCATGGCGCCCCGATTCTGAGTTTATTTTTGATATCGCTTCTGTACCGTACGATGTGATTAACACTGCCGAAGCACGCTCTATGGCAAAGGGTAATCCACTCAGCTTTCTACATGTAATACGGCCGGAAATAGACCTTTCGGAAGAAACTGACATCTATTCTGAAGAGGTGTATCAAAAGGGTAAGGAAAACCTTGAGCATCTTTTAGCATCCGGTAAGATGATCCAGGAAGATCAGAACACCTTGTTCATTTACAGACTTTCGTGGCAGGGCAGTTCCCAAACAGGAATTTTCGGGTGTGTTAGCGTCGATGAATACGACTCTAATATCATTTTAAAGCATGAGCTAACACGTCCCGATAAGGAAGATGACCGCACCAAACATCTGCTAACTATGCAGGCTCACCCTGAACCCGTTATGTTCACCTTTAATGACGATGAACGTAATGTTTCTTCGATCATTGAAGATGAGTGTGAAACTGAGCCTTTGTATGATTTTACAGCCGATGATGGTGTTCAGCACACTATTTGGAAAGCATCAAATGCTGAACGATTGAGCCAGGCTTTTCAGAACGTACCCGTTCTTTATGTTGCCGATGGCCACCATAGATGTGCAAGTGCATCTAGAGCTGCTCATATAATGAGGAAAAAAAATCCCGACTCGAATAAGCAACAAGAATATGACTTCTTCCCAGCTGTGCTTTTT comes from the Balneola sp. genome and includes:
- a CDS encoding NAD(P)H-hydrate dehydratase; translation: MNIPHSYQLFTAQSSRELDERTISEFGIDGFTLMEIAGTRAADFILQTIESQHSGLFLCGKGNNAGDALVVARILSEAGISCTIYFVFGTENLSPDCTKNLDLLKKLGNDVHFLSSLEELENSAYDFIVDGIFGTGLSSEIKSPTKEVIEWVNKQHSTTFSMDIPSGLNADTGEIEGATISADYTLAFGTLKKGFYLDKAYDVCGDIVLCELPFPSGYKTSSTFLIDQVWVDQNRENVKRAHKYDGGVVYIIAGSEGLTGAAALASQSAWSSGVGGVVLITPKGLLDVYEKSLVQIIKRPLGNDKDVFFDSSHLDSVLEILREKPGVLLIGPGLGRSPETVAFVQSLLSQFEGDLVIDADALFALSEHSDLQKPERANWILTPHPGELKKLAEGFEMEEKNRLELGTSLSTKLNATILSKGLPSQVINNQQVLMTGYDTRIFSRAGFGDVLAGKVAGFWLSKKNRELACCFALLDGKEKADTHSNTSTTPLEPIHLI
- a CDS encoding energy transducer TonB; this translates as MIKKKPRANLRAYHTIFTQIGIICALLFLIAATNIRFEVIEKPCTICEPPTPDPFDVVDVPITKEPERPAPHKPSVFIEVPTDDPIEPDPIVFLDFAPDDPIPFSEPEATPPEDTFEPLPEFMPEMKGGLKKLYSEIEYPDMARQIGVEGRVTVQFIVNEQGEVEDPTIIRGIGGGCDKEVLRVIKKMKFTPGIQNGKFVRVRMHQTVTFKLQN
- a CDS encoding DUF1015 domain-containing protein, whose protein sequence is MATVKPFRAWRPDSEFIFDIASVPYDVINTAEARSMAKGNPLSFLHVIRPEIDLSEETDIYSEEVYQKGKENLEHLLASGKMIQEDQNTLFIYRLSWQGSSQTGIFGCVSVDEYDSNIILKHELTRPDKEDDRTKHLLTMQAHPEPVMFTFNDDERNVSSIIEDECETEPLYDFTADDGVQHTIWKASNAERLSQAFQNVPVLYVADGHHRCASASRAAHIMRKKNPDSNKQQEYDFFPAVLFPKHEMNILAYNRIIYKIPSDFKARLAENFSITENAHPVPTKKGGLSIYLDGSWFGITLPETERNTVADHLDVARLQEFLLEPLLGITDPRKDKNIHFVGGIRGTDELERLIDSREAELGISMYPTSIKELMAVSDAGLLMPPKSTWFEPKLRSGLLIHTF
- a CDS encoding DUF1844 domain-containing protein — protein: MTADNISADQQDQLLLMMLIQQHQQIGMMGLGKIKNPATDQIERELASAKYAIDTLNALKKFTAGNLPKELEGYLDQTLTNLRLNYADEAKKGDTDSSASENSSDE
- a CDS encoding NUDIX hydrolase, yielding MKQKKEIQTLPLPKIVRMSKQIKAAGGVVFRVSGQSSEAKVLLIYRNGIWDLPKGKLEKGEHIEMCAVREVAEETGTQLPMIISDLGTTYHEYIEKEKEIGKTTYWYSMVFPRSQSLKPQLEEGIEQIEWVPLSEAIERVGYQNLVQVLQRFQNVMETKKA
- a CDS encoding proline--tRNA ligase; protein product: MAQRITKREQDYSQWYLDVVKEAKLAEHSPVRGCMIIRPNGMALWENMRQGLDTMFKDTGHENAYFPLFIPKSFLSKEAQHVEGFAKECAVITHSRLKSVDGGVEVDPESRLEEELIVRPTSETIIWDTYRNWIQSYRDLPILINQWANVVRWEMRTRLFLRTMEFLWQEGHTAHATKEEAEAETLQMLEVYRSFAEDFMAMPVITGVKTESERFAGAEDTYCIEALMQDGKALQAGTSHFLGQNFAKAFDVKFQDKDGDHKLVWATSWGVSTRLIGGLIMTHSDDNGLVIPPKLAPTQVIIVPIYRDDEQRATVVEYGNGIYDELKAMGIRVKLDDRDNYKPGFKFAEHEAAGIPLRIAVGPRDVENGNVELARRDTLQKSFESREGIGSLVSGLLETIQTDLFETAKKRRDEMTSEVETYEEFKSVLEEKGGFIYAHWDGTPETEERIKEETKSTIRCIPLTEGEAGTCMVTGKPSTQKVLFAKAY
- a CDS encoding DNA-binding response regulator, with the translated sequence MGAIKTIVADGNEIFRHGLSTILSSVDFEICSEIDNGALVLSAFENVMPDLCVISFSMPEISGIQLANKIIQKYPKANILVMADTDSDATLNEFLDSGATGLLLKSSHRIELIDAAQKVANGENYLGKRFSKMMTREYLRLARIKKSKKHLTKREKEVLNLLVDGLTSIEIAHQLFISPRTVDKHRTNLLKKLGQKNTAGLVRYALQNRHMLH
- a CDS encoding energy transducer TonB encodes the protein MITDRKKAGVDLRRTYNITLQVGLIVALLFIIGLVKINLYSEPPTPPPIEEQEEVVMEEVIQTKQIETPPPPPRPPVPVEVPNDEIIEDEILDLDAELDLDGPLDLPPPPPPSDEEEEDFFVVVETMPQLQGGLADLQRKVKYPEMARRAGIEGRVTVQFIVNEQGRVENPRVIRGIGGGCDEAALEAVKQAKFSPGMQRGRPVRVQYSLPIVFRLQN
- a CDS encoding TM2 domain-containing protein → MLIGELEIQTDSHVQLKRFAKRLLQSIEEFIAKTGGKKKKLRKSLANQYSSEQKSKLIAYLLWFFGGFGILGLHRFYLGRIGTGLGWLFTWGLFGFGAIYDLFALSGMVDDQNYMNQLREVKLKQLSEGRDKEQDSY